From a single Metopolophium dirhodum isolate CAU chromosome 6, ASM1992520v1, whole genome shotgun sequence genomic region:
- the LOC132947542 gene encoding beta-galactosidase-like, which translates to MHPNVENEYGSFYAFDSGYKLWIRDLFRIYIENKAALFTIDGCGQSYFDCGVIPEVYATVDFGISSNASQCFDFMRKVQKGGPLVNSEFYPGWLTHWQESVSIVNPIDVVKQMKVMLAINASFKIFGTNFGFTSGVNTNDTKESIGYLPQLTSYDYNAPLDEAVDPTEKYFKIKQTLEEAKYAVTNEISPNPAPKGAYGKFYLRPLVSIFEKVAQRIKPVISDVPLPFEDLDINTGFVMYETTLTDDQKNVENPVNLTVNTVRDRAIIYLDQVQVGTMNRLKANTTISLNINRTVQNLSILIENQGRMNFGDLIEDRKGIFDQVILGNKILSPWKMTAYPLNGTSWISSIKSVENVNSVKLPAFYKTQFTLTVNYTKCLDTYLDTSGWTKGVVFLNNVNLGRHWPLGGPQVTLYVPAPFLKPSPYANTLVILELEGTSQDLSVKFVDKPVLDGPIMT; encoded by the exons aTGCATCCAAAT GTAGAAAATGAGTATGGAAGTTTTTATGCCTTCGATTCTGGGTATAAATTATGGATACGTGATTTATTTAGgatttatatagaaaataaggcTGCGCTTTTTACAATTGATGGATGTGGTCAGTCATACTTTGACTGTGGCGTTATTCCAGAAGTATACGCAACTGTAGATTTTGGAATTTCATCAAACG CTTCTCAATGTTTTGACTTCATGAGAAAGGTTCAAAAAGGAGGTCCACTAGTGAACTCAGAGTTCTATCCCGGTTGGTTAACTCATTGGCAAGAATCAGTATCTATAGTCAACCCCATCGATGTTGTAAAACAAATGAAAGTAATGTTGGCAATTAATGCTTCGTTTAAAATTTTCGGTACAAATTTTGGATTCACATCGGGGGTGAATACAAATGACACCAAAGAAAGTATTGGATACTTACCACAGTTGACCTCATACGATTATAATGCTCCATTGGATGAAGCTGTAGACCCTACagaaaagtatttcaaaattaaacagaCACTTGAAGAAGCC aaatatgcTGTGACAAACGAGATATCACCAAATCCCGCACCCAAAGGTGCCTATGGAAAATTCTATTTAAGACCTTTGGTTAGCATATTTGAAAAGGTTGCTCAACGTATTAAACCAGTGATCAGTGATGTTCCTTTACCGTTTGAGGACTTAGATATTAACACTGGTTTTGTAATGTATGAAACAACATTAACAGAtgatcaaaaaaatgttgaaaatccaGTAAACCTAACTGTGAACACGGTTAGAGATCGAGCAATCATTTACCTGGATCAA gtacaagTGGGTACTATGAATCGGTTGAAAGCTAATACTACAATAAGCTTAAACATTAACCGTACTGTTCAAAACCTAAGCATTTTAATTGAGAATCAGGGAAGGATGAATTTTGGAGACTTAATTGAAGATAGGAAG ggAATTTTTGATCAAGTGATTctcggaaataaaatattaagcccCTGGAAAATGACTGCATATCCTTTGAATGGTACATCATGGATTTCTTCAATCAAATCAGTTGAAAACGTCAACAGTGTTAAATTACcagcattttataaaacacagtTTACATTAACAGTtaactatacaaaatgtttagacACTTATTTGGACACTTCAGGCTGGACAAAG GGTGTAGtgtttttaaacaatgtaaACCTTGGTCGGCATTGGCCACTTGGTGGACCTCAAGTTACACTTTATGTGCCAGCTCCTTTTTTAAAACCATCACCTTATGCCAATACACTAGTGATATTAGAACTTGAAGGTACATCTCAAGATTTGTCCGTGAAATTTGTGGATAAACCTGTTCTTGATGGTCCTATAATGACatag